The following proteins are co-located in the Streptomyces sp. NBC_01198 genome:
- a CDS encoding DUF397 domain-containing protein: MAIKLGSTPAWRKSSRSTGNGACVEVKSPAVAAVVVRDSKDPQGPVLTFSPQAWSAFVTDVDHGTYDLR, encoded by the coding sequence ATGGCAATCAAGCTGGGCAGCACCCCCGCGTGGCGGAAGTCCTCGCGGTCCACCGGAAACGGTGCCTGTGTAGAAGTGAAGTCCCCGGCCGTCGCAGCCGTGGTGGTCCGTGACTCCAAGGACCCGCAGGGTCCGGTCCTCACCTTTTCCCCCCAGGCGTGGTCGGCCTTCGTCACCGACGTCGACCACGGTACGTACGACCTGCGCTGA
- a CDS encoding sodium:solute symporter family protein, which translates to MNSLDWTVLIAYFGVMVAIGVWSHRRVDTVSDYFTAGGRMPWWLSGISHHMSGYSAVMFTGYAGISYQYGITSYVTWALPIAIGIAIGAKLFAPRLNRVRSRLHVSSPLEYLKNRYNLTTQQALAWSGVLLKIVDVGAKWAAIATLLSVFTGVTITQGIVITGAITAVYCTVGGLWADALTELGQFAIQLVAGLAMLVAALNKIGGVSGIWKVWDEPALRHHGHPTAGPYTTVFLLAYLFIKTFEYNGGMWNQAQRYMATGSAKEATRSAMLSSALWFVWPVLLFFPMWISPLLVHAKKPDGSDSYALLTEQLLPHGLLGLVVVGFFSHTMAMCSSDANAISAVVTRDIAPAFSRQAREWTTRVGLVAARVTTLAFLGLSMAVATQVNSATFKDIITVVIKWVAGLMGPIAIPFMLGLLPRFRRSGPTAALTSWALGLFAFYLLNYPINDAVSGGVNLEYQISLPLAVSLVLYVVVGWIKPEDTPERDALLAKINSDDGGAAAVALPEPSEAGDDVLRPTAATE; encoded by the coding sequence ATGAACAGTCTCGACTGGACCGTGCTCATCGCCTACTTCGGCGTTATGGTCGCGATCGGCGTGTGGTCGCACAGACGCGTCGACACCGTCAGCGACTACTTCACCGCGGGTGGCAGGATGCCGTGGTGGCTGTCCGGCATCTCGCACCACATGTCGGGCTACAGCGCGGTGATGTTCACCGGTTACGCCGGCATCTCCTACCAGTACGGCATCACCTCGTACGTCACCTGGGCGCTGCCCATCGCCATCGGGATCGCCATCGGCGCCAAGCTCTTCGCGCCGCGGCTGAACCGGGTCCGCTCCCGGCTGCATGTCTCCTCGCCGCTCGAATACCTCAAGAACCGCTACAACCTGACCACCCAGCAGGCGCTGGCCTGGTCCGGCGTGCTGCTGAAGATCGTCGACGTCGGGGCCAAGTGGGCGGCCATCGCCACCCTGCTGTCGGTCTTCACCGGGGTGACCATCACCCAGGGCATCGTCATCACCGGCGCGATCACCGCGGTCTACTGCACGGTCGGCGGGCTGTGGGCCGACGCGCTCACCGAGTTGGGCCAGTTCGCCATCCAGCTGGTGGCCGGTCTGGCGATGCTGGTCGCCGCGCTGAACAAGATCGGCGGCGTCAGCGGCATCTGGAAGGTCTGGGACGAACCGGCCCTCCGGCACCACGGCCACCCCACCGCAGGCCCGTACACCACCGTCTTCCTGCTCGCCTACCTCTTCATCAAGACCTTCGAGTACAACGGCGGCATGTGGAACCAGGCCCAGCGGTACATGGCCACGGGTTCCGCCAAGGAGGCCACCCGCAGCGCCATGCTCTCCTCGGCGCTGTGGTTCGTCTGGCCGGTCCTGCTGTTCTTCCCGATGTGGATCTCCCCGCTGCTGGTGCACGCCAAGAAGCCCGACGGCTCGGACTCCTACGCGCTGCTCACCGAACAGCTGCTGCCGCACGGGCTGCTCGGCCTGGTCGTGGTCGGCTTCTTCTCCCACACCATGGCCATGTGCTCCTCCGACGCCAACGCCATCTCGGCCGTCGTCACCCGTGACATCGCGCCCGCCTTCTCGCGGCAGGCCCGCGAGTGGACCACCCGCGTCGGGCTCGTCGCGGCCCGCGTCACCACGCTGGCCTTCCTCGGCCTGTCCATGGCGGTGGCCACGCAGGTCAACTCGGCGACGTTCAAGGACATCATCACGGTGGTGATCAAGTGGGTCGCCGGGCTCATGGGCCCGATCGCGATCCCCTTCATGCTGGGCCTGCTGCCCCGCTTCCGCCGCTCGGGACCCACCGCGGCGCTCACCAGCTGGGCGCTGGGCCTCTTCGCCTTCTACCTGCTCAACTACCCGATCAACGACGCCGTGTCCGGCGGGGTCAACCTCGAGTACCAGATCTCGCTGCCGCTCGCGGTCTCGCTGGTGCTCTACGTCGTCGTCGGGTGGATCAAGCCGGAGGACACCCCGGAGCGGGACGCGCTGCTCGCGAAGATCAACTCCGACGACGGAGGGGCGGCGGCAGTGGCACTGCCCGAACCCTCGGAGGCCGGGGACGACGTCCTGCGGCCGACCGCGGCCACCGAGTAG
- a CDS encoding phosphodiester glycosidase family protein produces MRRRQAGMCAAALLAAVVAGTVGGAGSAQAAAGPVTYGQEERLAHGVDYQDFTVQAVQGTVHGHLLTMDLSDRHVRVDLLTPGAVAARAAVSQLADTRHAVAAVNGDFFNIDETQHPGVTPTGSSVGPEIGSGRQLKAAVPNAQRFGPGLPSGETTQDVLGVGVDRRARLDTLTLHGQVRTAQGTYPLGGFNQYALPVGGIGAYTADWGATSRGRAVCGSDTSRAAGCSTDTYEVAVRAGRVVSVADTPGAGDVPRGTTVLLGRDAGADTLRTLRPGDRVRVDEHLAPSATRVPYAFAIGGFPVLRAGAPLAGLDDKVAATRTAAGFGDHGRTLRLLALDGSAESNAGLTIAELATVMRELGCDNAVNLDGGGSTTLVARDPGAAAVTVRSHPAAGVERPVANGIGVLATR; encoded by the coding sequence ATGAGGCGACGTCAGGCAGGCATGTGCGCGGCAGCGCTGCTCGCGGCGGTGGTGGCCGGGACGGTCGGCGGCGCCGGCAGCGCGCAGGCGGCCGCGGGACCGGTGACGTACGGTCAGGAAGAGCGGCTGGCGCACGGCGTGGACTACCAGGACTTCACCGTGCAGGCGGTGCAAGGCACCGTCCACGGCCACCTGCTGACCATGGACCTGAGTGACCGGCACGTGCGAGTCGACCTGTTGACGCCGGGCGCGGTGGCCGCCCGTGCGGCGGTCTCGCAACTGGCCGACACCCGGCACGCGGTCGCCGCCGTGAACGGCGACTTCTTCAACATCGACGAGACCCAGCACCCCGGCGTCACCCCCACCGGCTCCTCCGTCGGCCCGGAGATCGGCTCGGGCCGCCAGCTGAAGGCGGCCGTGCCGAACGCCCAGCGGTTCGGTCCCGGACTGCCGTCCGGCGAGACGACCCAGGACGTGCTGGGCGTCGGCGTCGACCGCAGGGCGCGGCTGGACACGCTGACCCTGCACGGCCAGGTGCGGACGGCACAGGGCACGTACCCGCTGGGCGGCTTCAACCAGTACGCGCTGCCGGTCGGCGGCATCGGCGCGTACACCGCGGACTGGGGCGCGACCTCGCGCGGCCGGGCCGTCTGCGGCAGCGACACCTCGCGCGCGGCCGGCTGCAGCACCGACACCTACGAGGTCGCCGTCCGTGCCGGCCGCGTCGTCTCGGTGGCGGACACCCCCGGTGCCGGCGACGTCCCGCGCGGCACCACCGTCCTGCTCGGCCGGGACGCCGGCGCCGACACCCTGCGTACGCTGCGGCCGGGCGACCGCGTACGGGTCGACGAGCACCTGGCGCCCTCGGCGACCCGCGTCCCCTACGCCTTCGCGATCGGCGGCTTCCCTGTGCTGCGGGCCGGCGCCCCGCTCGCGGGCCTCGACGACAAGGTCGCCGCGACCAGGACCGCGGCCGGCTTCGGCGACCACGGCCGGACGCTGCGGCTGCTGGCCCTGGACGGCAGCGCCGAGTCCAACGCCGGCCTGACCATCGCCGAACTGGCCACCGTGATGCGGGAGCTGGGCTGCGACAACGCCGTCAACCTGGACGGCGGCGGCTCCACGACGCTGGTCGCCCGCGACCCGGGCGCCGCCGCGGTGACCGTGCGCAGCCACCCGGCGGCCGGCGTCGAGCGGCCGGTCGCCAACGGGATCGGCGTTCTCGCCACCCGCTGA
- a CDS encoding bifunctional FO biosynthesis protein CofGH yields the protein MTSPLPTENAMRRALHRAAEGVALDTGEAAVLLQARGGDLERLAATAARVRDAGLEAAGRPGVITYSRKVFIPLTRLCRDTCHYCTFVTVPGKLRREGHGMYLSPDEVLDIARRGAEMGCKEALFTLGDRPEDRWPEAREWLDAHGYDDTLAYVRAMSIRVLEETGLLPHLNPGVLSWTDLQRLKPVAPSMGMMLETTATRLWSERGGPHFGSPDKEPAVRLRVLEDAGRSNVPFTTGVLIGIGETYEERADALFAIRRTARRYHGVQEVIVQNFRAKPDTAMRGMPDAELEELAAAIAVARVVLGPSARIQAPPNLVDGEYARFIEAGIDDWGGVSPLTPDHVNPERPWPQIDDLAARTADAGFALRERLTIYPEFVLRGEPWLDPRLVPHVRALADPETGLAREDAVVTGRPWQEPDEAFPAAGGRTDLHRTIDTEGRTSDRRDDFDDVYGDWEELREQAAPGMVPDRVDADVRKALSTAADDPTRLTDAEALALLHADGPALDALCRIADDLRRDVVGDEVTYIVTRNINFTNVCYTGCRFCAFAQRRTDADAYTLSLDQVADRVEQAWEVGATEVCMQGGIHPDLPGTAYFDIARAVKARVPGMHMHAFSPMEVVNGATRTGMSIRDWLIAAKEAGLDSIPGTAAEILDDEVRWVLTKGKLPTATWVEVVSTAHELGIRSSSTMMYGHVDQPHHWLGHLRLLAEIQQRTGGFTEFVTLPFIHTNAPVYLAGIARPGPTARDNRAVTAMARLLLHPHITNIQTSWVKLGADGAADMLRSGANDLGGTLMEETISRMAGSSYGSYRSIRDLVAIADAAGRPSRQRTTLYGEVPAERVAAGLCSDGHLPELLPLLGE from the coding sequence GGGACACCTGCCACTACTGCACCTTCGTGACCGTGCCCGGCAAATTGCGCCGGGAAGGCCACGGCATGTACCTCTCGCCGGACGAGGTGCTGGACATCGCCCGGCGCGGCGCCGAAATGGGCTGCAAAGAAGCGCTGTTCACGCTCGGGGACCGCCCGGAGGACCGCTGGCCCGAGGCGCGGGAGTGGCTGGACGCGCACGGCTACGACGACACCCTCGCGTATGTGCGCGCGATGTCGATCCGGGTGCTGGAGGAGACCGGGCTGCTGCCGCACCTCAACCCCGGGGTGCTGTCGTGGACGGATCTGCAGCGGCTCAAGCCGGTGGCGCCGTCCATGGGCATGATGCTGGAGACGACGGCGACCCGGCTGTGGTCGGAGCGCGGCGGCCCGCACTTCGGTTCGCCGGACAAGGAGCCCGCGGTACGGCTGCGGGTCCTGGAGGACGCCGGCCGCTCCAACGTGCCGTTCACCACCGGCGTCCTGATCGGCATCGGGGAGACCTACGAGGAGCGAGCCGACGCGCTGTTCGCGATCCGCCGCACCGCCCGCCGCTACCACGGCGTCCAGGAAGTGATCGTCCAGAACTTCCGCGCCAAGCCGGACACCGCGATGCGCGGCATGCCCGACGCGGAGCTGGAGGAGTTGGCCGCGGCCATCGCGGTGGCCAGGGTGGTGCTCGGCCCCTCGGCCCGTATCCAGGCGCCGCCGAATCTGGTGGACGGCGAGTACGCCCGCTTCATCGAGGCCGGGATCGACGACTGGGGCGGTGTCTCGCCGCTGACGCCGGACCACGTCAACCCCGAGCGCCCGTGGCCGCAGATCGACGACCTGGCGGCCCGCACCGCCGACGCGGGCTTCGCGCTGCGGGAACGGCTGACCATCTACCCGGAGTTCGTGCTGCGCGGCGAGCCCTGGCTCGACCCGCGCCTGGTCCCGCACGTCCGGGCGCTGGCCGACCCCGAGACGGGCCTCGCCCGCGAGGACGCCGTGGTGACGGGCCGGCCGTGGCAGGAGCCCGACGAGGCCTTCCCGGCGGCCGGCGGGCGTACGGACCTGCACCGCACGATCGACACCGAGGGCCGTACGTCCGACCGCAGGGACGACTTCGACGACGTCTACGGCGACTGGGAGGAGCTGCGCGAGCAGGCGGCGCCCGGCATGGTGCCCGACCGGGTGGACGCCGACGTCCGCAAGGCGCTGTCCACCGCGGCGGACGACCCGACGAGGCTCACCGACGCCGAGGCGCTGGCGCTGCTGCACGCCGACGGCCCGGCGCTGGACGCGCTGTGCCGCATCGCGGACGACCTGCGGCGCGATGTCGTCGGCGACGAGGTCACGTACATCGTGACGCGGAACATCAACTTCACCAACGTCTGCTACACCGGCTGCCGTTTCTGCGCCTTCGCGCAGCGCCGCACCGACGCCGACGCGTACACGCTCTCCCTGGACCAGGTCGCCGACCGGGTCGAGCAGGCGTGGGAGGTCGGTGCGACCGAGGTGTGCATGCAGGGGGGTATCCACCCGGACCTGCCGGGCACGGCGTACTTCGACATCGCGCGGGCGGTCAAGGCCCGTGTCCCCGGCATGCACATGCACGCCTTCTCGCCGATGGAGGTCGTCAACGGCGCCACCCGCACCGGGATGTCGATCCGCGACTGGCTGATCGCCGCCAAGGAGGCGGGCCTGGACTCGATCCCCGGCACCGCGGCGGAGATCCTCGACGACGAGGTGCGCTGGGTCCTGACCAAGGGCAAGCTGCCCACCGCCACCTGGGTCGAGGTGGTCAGCACCGCTCACGAGCTGGGCATCCGCTCCTCGTCCACCATGATGTACGGCCATGTGGACCAGCCCCACCACTGGCTCGGCCACCTGCGGCTGCTCGCCGAGATCCAGCAGCGCACCGGCGGTTTCACCGAGTTCGTGACGCTGCCCTTCATCCACACCAACGCGCCCGTCTACCTCGCGGGCATCGCCCGCCCCGGCCCGACCGCCCGCGACAACCGCGCCGTGACCGCGATGGCCCGGCTGCTGCTGCACCCGCACATCACCAACATCCAGACCAGCTGGGTGAAGTTGGGCGCGGACGGCGCGGCGGACATGCTCCGCTCGGGGGCGAACGACCTCGGCGGCACGCTGATGGAGGAGACCATCTCCCGTATGGCGGGCTCCAGCTACGGCTCCTACCGGTCGATCCGCGACCTGGTCGCCATCGCCGATGCCGCGGGCCGCCCCTCCCGGCAGCGCACCACCCTCTACGGCGAGGTCCCCGCCGAGCGCGTCGCCGCCGGCCTGTGCTCCGACGGCCACCTCCCCGAACTGCTCCCCCTGCTGGGCGAATAA
- a CDS encoding helix-turn-helix domain-containing protein: MVANVNPTVRRRRLGSELRKLREEKGMTAEEVAARLLVSQSKISRLENGRRSISQRDVRDLCGVYGVEDVRIVESLMQMAKESRQQGWWHAFGDIPYSVYIGLETEAASLRVFEPQVVPGLLQTPGYASAMIAGNLPEATAEQVDKRVNVRMRRQERITDPDGPLRMWAVVDEAALCRKVGDAQIMREQLEHLVELSHLPHVTVQVLPFEAGAHPGLSGQFAVLEFTDATDATVVYLEGVTSDLYLEKDTDVQAYSVMYEHLRAQALSAEATRQFIGEAVQRFA; this comes from the coding sequence GTGGTCGCCAACGTCAACCCCACCGTCAGGCGCCGCCGTCTGGGGTCGGAGCTGCGCAAGCTCCGTGAGGAGAAGGGGATGACGGCCGAGGAGGTCGCGGCCCGGCTCCTGGTGTCCCAGTCGAAGATCAGCCGCCTGGAGAACGGGCGGCGCAGCATCAGCCAGCGCGATGTCCGTGACCTGTGCGGGGTGTACGGCGTCGAGGACGTCCGCATCGTCGAATCCCTGATGCAGATGGCCAAGGAGTCCCGCCAGCAGGGCTGGTGGCACGCCTTCGGCGACATCCCCTACAGCGTCTACATCGGTCTTGAGACCGAGGCGGCGAGCCTGCGGGTCTTCGAACCCCAGGTGGTGCCTGGCCTGTTGCAGACCCCGGGGTACGCGTCGGCGATGATCGCGGGCAATCTGCCGGAGGCGACGGCCGAGCAGGTCGACAAGCGGGTCAACGTGCGGATGCGCCGCCAGGAGCGGATCACCGATCCCGACGGGCCGCTGCGGATGTGGGCGGTGGTGGACGAGGCGGCGCTGTGCCGCAAGGTCGGCGACGCGCAGATCATGCGTGAACAGCTGGAGCACCTGGTGGAGTTGAGCCACCTGCCGCATGTCACCGTCCAGGTGCTGCCGTTCGAGGCGGGCGCGCACCCGGGCCTGAGCGGGCAGTTCGCGGTGCTGGAGTTCACCGACGCCACCGACGCGACGGTGGTCTACCTGGAGGGCGTCACCAGCGACCTGTATCTGGAGAAGGACACCGATGTGCAGGCGTACAGCGTGATGTACGAGCATCTGAGGGCGCAGGCGCTGAGCGCGGAGGCGACCCGGCAGTTCATCGGCGAGGCCGTCCAGCGCTTCGCCTGA
- a CDS encoding aminotransferase-like domain-containing protein, whose product MTTTAAATALPALAARARETGASPVREILALTARPEVISFAGGLPAPELFDADGIGAAYDRVLAERAGTVLQYSTTEGDPALRAAVAARLTRRGLATGADGLLVTGGSQQGLALLATVLLEPGDVVLVENPTYLAALQCFGFAGARVVPVPTDDDGVLPDALEELVLRERPKLLYLIPDFQNPTGRTLPAERRRAVARVAGRHGLWIAEDDPYGELRFEGGQQPWITSYEDAADRTVLLGSFSKVMAPGMRLGWLRAPDALLRPCVIAKQAADLHTSTVDQAAAARYLADNDLDAHLGRVRTAYRARRDALLAGLPTALPAGSTWNRPEGGMFVWVRLPAGQDATALLRNAIAHDVAYVPGAPFYAAAPDLASLRMSFTTHTPEEITEGLRRLALAFG is encoded by the coding sequence ATGACGACGACCGCCGCAGCCACGGCTCTGCCCGCACTCGCCGCCCGCGCGCGGGAGACCGGCGCCTCGCCGGTACGGGAGATCCTGGCGCTGACCGCCCGGCCCGAGGTGATCTCGTTCGCCGGCGGGCTGCCGGCCCCCGAACTCTTCGACGCCGACGGCATCGGGGCGGCGTACGACCGGGTGCTCGCCGAGCGGGCCGGCACGGTGCTGCAGTACTCGACCACCGAGGGCGATCCGGCACTGCGGGCCGCGGTGGCCGCCCGGCTGACCCGGCGGGGGCTGGCCACCGGCGCGGACGGCCTGCTGGTGACGGGCGGTTCGCAGCAGGGCCTGGCGCTGCTGGCGACCGTCCTGCTGGAGCCGGGCGATGTGGTGCTGGTGGAGAATCCGACGTATCTGGCCGCGCTTCAGTGCTTCGGCTTCGCGGGCGCCCGGGTGGTGCCGGTGCCGACCGACGACGACGGGGTGCTGCCGGACGCGCTGGAGGAACTGGTGCTGCGCGAGCGGCCGAAGCTGCTCTACCTGATCCCGGACTTCCAGAACCCGACCGGCCGCACGCTGCCCGCCGAGCGCCGCCGCGCGGTCGCCCGGGTGGCCGGGCGGCACGGGCTGTGGATCGCCGAGGACGACCCGTACGGCGAACTGCGCTTCGAGGGCGGCCAGCAGCCGTGGATCACCTCCTACGAGGACGCCGCCGACCGTACGGTGCTGCTGGGCAGTTTCTCCAAGGTGATGGCGCCCGGGATGCGGCTCGGCTGGCTGCGGGCGCCCGACGCGCTGCTGCGGCCCTGCGTGATCGCCAAGCAGGCGGCGGATCTGCACACCTCGACGGTGGATCAGGCCGCTGCCGCCCGCTACCTGGCGGACAACGACCTGGACGCGCATCTGGGCCGGGTGCGTACGGCCTATCGGGCCCGCCGCGACGCGCTGCTCGCGGGGCTGCCCACGGCGCTGCCGGCCGGCAGTACCTGGAACCGTCCGGAGGGCGGGATGTTCGTCTGGGTGCGGCTGCCGGCGGGCCAGGACGCCACCGCGCTGCTGCGTAACGCGATCGCGCATGATGTCGCCTACGTACCTGGCGCTCCCTTCTATGCCGCCGCGCCTGACCTGGCGTCGCTCCGGATGTCGTTCACGACGCACACGCCCGAGGAGATCACCGAGGGGCTGCGCCGCCTGGCACTGGCCTTCGGCTGA
- a CDS encoding GOLPH3/VPS74 family protein yields the protein MGKSRRTIPEELLLLALDPTTGTTAQPQSLDLGLAGAQLVELALAGRIAPDGDRIAVVHPRPTGDPTLDSALELLRRRGSPVRAVHWIGGPRLGLRQTYLAHLERCGMVHAVPGQMCGVLPTTRYQATDSAVSREIRSRLDSAIRTGVPPDPRTAALAALAHSVGLGKHLYPGNEGRSSRSRLRDLIRYDPMGGLVAHAVMDVQNGVAAQPKRPPAQAQRAVAHGTMVRAGAR from the coding sequence ATGGGCAAGAGCCGCAGAACAATTCCGGAAGAGCTGTTGCTGCTCGCCCTGGACCCGACGACCGGGACCACGGCGCAGCCGCAATCACTCGACCTCGGCCTCGCCGGAGCACAGCTCGTCGAGCTGGCTCTGGCCGGACGGATAGCCCCTGACGGGGATCGTATCGCCGTGGTGCATCCACGGCCGACCGGAGATCCGACTCTGGACTCCGCGCTGGAACTGCTGCGCCGTCGCGGCAGCCCGGTGCGGGCGGTCCACTGGATCGGCGGGCCCCGGCTGGGGCTGCGCCAGACGTATCTCGCGCACCTGGAGCGGTGCGGCATGGTGCATGCCGTCCCGGGTCAGATGTGCGGGGTGCTGCCGACCACTCGGTATCAGGCGACCGACAGCGCGGTCAGCCGGGAGATCAGGTCCCGGCTGGACAGTGCGATCCGCACCGGCGTACCGCCGGACCCGCGGACCGCGGCGCTCGCCGCACTCGCCCACTCCGTGGGGCTCGGCAAGCATCTGTACCCGGGCAACGAGGGCCGGTCGTCCCGATCGCGCCTGCGGGACCTGATCAGGTACGACCCGATGGGCGGGCTCGTCGCGCACGCCGTGATGGACGTGCAGAACGGCGTGGCCGCGCAGCCGAAGCGCCCACCCGCCCAGGCTCAGCGAGCGGTGGCACACGGCACGATGGTCAGGGCCGGCGCCCGCTGA
- a CDS encoding ADP-ribosylglycohydrolase family protein, translated as MTAVWGRAQQQDFRSRVRGCLLGGAIGDALGAGIEFESFEAIQGNHGPDGVTDFVTAYGRRGAVTDDTQMTLFTVEGLIRAQVRRDTGAWHPPTDIHRAYRRWAATQSEWGPDERRKDAGWLAREEWLYARRAPGNACLSGLSDDRMGTLEEPKNPGSKGCGTVMRSAPFGLLVGWEPQLVFQLAVECAAQTHGHPTGQLAAGAFAVIIHGLARGEALDGSVQHALALLGARPGHQETTDALQSALGAVRQGMPSPQRVEALGEGWTAEESLAIGVYCALVAEDVRHGLLLAVNHSGDSDSTGSICGNLLGVQHGETALPPAWIAELEGRATILQLADDFAMEMTQAPALHGPSGASPAWLDRYPAA; from the coding sequence TTGACCGCTGTCTGGGGACGCGCGCAGCAGCAGGACTTCCGCAGCCGCGTCCGTGGCTGTCTGCTCGGCGGGGCGATCGGCGACGCGCTCGGCGCGGGGATCGAATTCGAGTCCTTCGAAGCCATCCAGGGCAACCACGGACCCGACGGGGTCACCGACTTCGTCACCGCCTACGGGCGGCGCGGCGCGGTCACCGACGACACGCAGATGACGCTGTTCACCGTCGAGGGCCTGATACGCGCGCAGGTGCGCCGGGACACCGGCGCCTGGCACCCGCCCACCGACATACATCGCGCGTATCGCCGCTGGGCGGCCACCCAGAGCGAGTGGGGGCCCGACGAGCGGCGCAAGGACGCCGGCTGGCTCGCCCGCGAGGAGTGGCTCTACGCGCGCAGGGCGCCGGGCAACGCCTGTCTGAGCGGGCTGTCCGACGACCGGATGGGCACGCTGGAGGAGCCGAAGAACCCCGGTTCCAAAGGGTGCGGCACGGTGATGCGCTCCGCGCCGTTCGGTCTGCTGGTCGGCTGGGAGCCGCAACTGGTCTTCCAGCTCGCGGTGGAGTGCGCGGCGCAGACCCACGGCCACCCCACCGGGCAGCTGGCCGCGGGCGCGTTCGCCGTCATCATCCACGGGCTCGCCCGCGGCGAGGCGCTCGACGGCTCCGTCCAGCACGCCCTGGCCCTGCTCGGCGCGCGTCCCGGCCACCAGGAGACCACCGACGCGCTGCAGAGCGCGCTGGGCGCCGTGCGGCAGGGGATGCCGTCGCCGCAGCGCGTCGAGGCGCTGGGGGAGGGCTGGACGGCGGAGGAGTCGCTGGCGATCGGCGTCTACTGCGCCCTGGTCGCCGAGGACGTCCGGCACGGGCTGCTGCTCGCCGTGAACCACTCCGGCGACAGCGACTCCACCGGGTCGATCTGCGGGAATCTGCTGGGCGTCCAGCACGGGGAGACGGCGCTGCCGCCGGCCTGGATCGCGGAGCTCGAAGGCCGGGCCACGATTCTCCAGCTCGCGGACGACTTCGCCATGGAGATGACGCAGGCGCCCGCGCTGCACGGCCCCTCAGGCGCCAGCCCGGCCTGGCTCGACCGCTACCCGGCGGCGTGA